The following proteins are co-located in the Streptomyces sp. DT2A-34 genome:
- a CDS encoding PTS glucose transporter subunit IIA — protein MTTVTSPLAGRAVGLASVPDPVFSGAMVGPGTAIDPVREPSEAVSPVDGVIVSLHPHAFVVVDEQGHGVLAHLGIDTVQLNGEGFELLVNKGDTVTRGQGIVRWNPAAVEAAGKSPVCPIVALEATAEALSDLRDDGDVKAGDSLFIWK, from the coding sequence ATGACCACCGTGACGTCCCCACTGGCAGGACGCGCCGTCGGACTGGCTTCCGTGCCGGATCCGGTCTTCTCCGGGGCCATGGTCGGCCCGGGCACCGCGATCGACCCCGTGCGTGAGCCCTCCGAGGCCGTGTCACCCGTGGATGGGGTCATCGTCTCTCTCCACCCGCATGCCTTTGTCGTCGTCGACGAGCAGGGGCACGGCGTGCTCGCTCATCTCGGTATCGACACCGTGCAGCTCAACGGTGAGGGTTTCGAGCTCCTCGTGAACAAGGGCGACACCGTGACTCGCGGCCAGGGCATCGTGCGCTGGAACCCGGCAGCCGTCGAGGCAGCCGGTAAGTCCCCGGTGTGCCCGATCGTGGCCCTCGAGGCCACGGCCGAGGCCCTCTCCGATCTGCGTGACGACGGCGATGTGAAGGCCGGCGACAGTCTCTTCATTTGGAAGTGA
- a CDS encoding CDP-alcohol phosphatidyltransferase family protein, with the protein MEVQETRVQTDRVLTIPNILSMARLVGVPLFLWLILRPEFGGPKSDSWALLVLALSGVSDYLDGKLARRWNQISSLGRLLDPAADRLYILSTLVGLTWREILPVWLTAVLLARELVLLVMVGILRRHGYPPPQVNFLGKAATFNLMYAFPLLLLSDGSGWIASLAAIFGWAFAGWGTTLYWWAGVLYVVQVRRLVRADAMAD; encoded by the coding sequence GTGGAGGTCCAGGAGACCCGTGTTCAGACGGACCGGGTACTCACCATCCCCAACATCCTCAGCATGGCGCGGCTCGTTGGGGTGCCGCTGTTCCTGTGGCTGATTCTCCGGCCTGAGTTCGGTGGGCCGAAGAGCGACAGCTGGGCGCTCCTGGTGCTGGCTCTGAGCGGCGTCAGCGACTACCTGGATGGCAAGCTCGCGCGGCGTTGGAACCAGATCAGCAGCCTCGGCCGGCTTCTCGATCCGGCGGCCGATCGGCTCTACATTCTCTCGACTTTGGTCGGTCTCACGTGGCGGGAGATTCTGCCAGTCTGGTTGACCGCTGTACTTTTGGCGCGAGAACTGGTTCTGCTGGTGATGGTGGGCATCCTCCGGCGGCATGGCTATCCGCCGCCCCAGGTGAACTTCCTTGGGAAGGCGGCTACCTTCAACCTGATGTATGCCTTCCCGCTGTTGCTGCTCAGTGACGGAAGTGGCTGGATCGCGTCACTCGCTGCTATTTTCGGATGGGCGTTCGCCGGATGGGGTACAACGCTGTACTGGTGGGCAGGAGTCCTCTACGTGGTACAGGTCCGCCGCCTGGTTCGTGCGGACGCCATGGCCGATTGA